A single region of the Lotus japonicus ecotype B-129 chromosome 4, LjGifu_v1.2 genome encodes:
- the LOC130713911 gene encoding uncharacterized protein LOC130713911, which yields MDEFEHGFSLPADWYNDPQAKCYKNMITGDTFCYSEELFCFADPLPTLILLKDVETTHMEMGDKSSETEEPATETAPERVETINMEMGDKSSETEEPALETPAMETAPKRKDLPLRLYFGNGPRIHSRMCIEYGVVNKRCEDCGQVGKLTCFSSSFRKWALKRVTEEEFNQICSRCHLRGHTYLNCDIPATYRVDGVPVPQEKKTQ from the exons ATGGATGAGTTTGAACATGGGTTTAGCTTGCCAGCTGACTGGTACAATGATCCTCAAGCCAAG TGTTACAAGAACATGATCACGGGGGACACATTCTGCTATTCCGAGGAGCTGTTTTGCTTTGCAGACCCTCTTCCAACTCTTATTCTGTTGAAAGAT GTTGAAACCACTCATATGGAAATGGGGGATAAATCATCTGAAACAGAGGAACCAGCAACGGAAACTGCTCCCGAAAGA GTTGAAACCATTAATATGGAAATGGGGGATAAATCATCTGAAACTGAGGAACCAGCATTGGAAACTCCAGCAATGGAAACTGCTCCCAAAAGA AAAGATCTTCCGTTGCGTTTGTATTTTGGGAATGGTCCTAGAATCCATAGTAGGATGTGTATTGAGTATGGTGTGGTTAACAAACGTTGCGAAGATTGTGGTCAAGTTGGTAAACTGACTTGCTTTTCATCTTCCTTCCGAAAATGG GCCTTAAAGAGAGTAACTGAAGAAGAGTTCAACCAAATATGCAGCCGCTGTCACCTGCGCGGACACACATATTTGAACTGTGATATTCCTGCTACATACAGAGTG GATGGAGTACCTGTTCCTCAAGAGAAGAAGACACAGTAA